One segment of Solanum stenotomum isolate F172 chromosome 1, ASM1918654v1, whole genome shotgun sequence DNA contains the following:
- the LOC125875523 gene encoding polygalacturonase At1g48100-like isoform X1, protein MEFTRFCFLVFSVFLIYSVCSVHGRFYDYPKVSRFRALSQISMPPSPAPAPAPAPAPSPAPKDDPTIDNVKNSSNDYAAGIFNVLSYGAVGDGVIDDTQAFKMAWDAACQVDSAILLVPKHYSFMIQSTIFTGPCKSGLIFKVEGTIMPPDGPDSWPKSVSKKQWLVFYRIDGMSMKGGGLIDGKGEKWWNLPCKPHKQGVNGTTLPGPCDSPVAIRFFMSSNLTVQGLKIKNSPLFHFRFDSCRDVHVDSLYIKAPPQSPNTDGIHIENTNDVTIRNSIISNGDDCISIGAGCYNVDIRNMTCGPSHGISIGSLGIRNSRACVSNITVQDSTIKYSDNGVRIKTWQGGFGTVSNINFNNIRMESVRNPIILDQYYCNTKSCANQTSAVYISDVIYSNIKGTYDVRSPPMHLACSNSVPCTNLTFLDVELYPAQGQKILEPFCWNAYGALMTLTIPPVFCLLEGTPQSLPSNDLDQC, encoded by the exons ATGGAATTCACTAGATTTTGCTTCTTGGTTTTTTCTGTTTTCTTGATTTACAGTGTTTGTTCAGTTCATGGTAGGTTCTATGATTATCCCAAAGTGTCGCGTTTTCGTGCATTGTCACAAATATCAATGCCACCTTCCCCTGCTCCTGCTCCTGCTCCTGCTCCTGCCCCTTCCCCTGCACCTAAGGATGATCCAACAATTGACAATGTGAAGAATTCATCAAATGATTATGCAGCAGGCATTTTCAATGTGTTGTCTTATGGAGCTGTTGGTGATGGTGTGATCGACGATACACAAGCATTTAAGATGGCTTGGGATGCTGCTTGTCAAGTTGATTCAGCTATTCTACTGGTTCCAAAACACTATTCCTTTATGATCCAATCCACAATCTTCACTGGTCCTTGCAAAAGTGGGCTAATTTTTAAG GTTGAAGGAACCATTATGCCACCAGATGGACCTGATTCATGGCCAAAAAGTGTCAGTAAGAAACAATGGTTAGTCTTTTACAGAATTGATGGGATGTCAATGAAAGGTGGTGGACTCATAGATGGTAAAGGAGAAAAATGGTGGAATCTTCCTTGCAAACCACATAAA CAGGGAGTAAATGGAACAACTCTACCTGGTCCTTGTGACAGCCCTGTG GCTATAAGGTTCTTCATGAGCTCAAATTTGACAGTGCAAGGGCTTAAAATCAAGAACAGCCCACTGTTCCATTTCAGATTTGACAGTTGCCGCGATGTCCATGTTGACTCACTTTACATAAAAGCACCACCTCAGAGCCCCAATACTGATGGAATTCACATAGAGAATACCAATGATGTCACAATAAGAAACTCAATAATCTCCAATG GTGATGACTGTATTTCAATTGGAGCTGGTTGTTACAATGTTGATATAAGGAACATGACCTGTGGTCCAAGTCATGGAATAAG CATTGGCAGTCTAGGCATTCGCAATTCCCGGGCATGTGTATCCAACATTACAGTTCAAGATTCAACTATTAAGTATTCAGACAATGGTGTTAGGATCAAGACATGGCAAGGAGGATTTGGGACAGTATCCAACATTAATTTCAACAACATTAGAATGGAAAGTGTCCGAAATCCGATAATTTTAGATCAATATTACTGCAACACAAAGAGCTGTGCAAATCAAACTTCAGCAGTGTACATATCTGATGTGATTTATTCAAACATAAAGGGTACTTATGATGTGAGAAGTCCACCAATGCATTTGGCTTGTAGTAACAGTGTCCCTTGCACAAATTTGACTTTTTTGGATGTGGAGTTATATCCTGCTCAAGGACAAAAAATCTTGGAACCATTTTGTTGGAATGCTTATGGAGCTCTAATGACTCTTACAATTCCACCAGTTTTTTGCCTGTTGGAAGGCACACCTCAGTCATTACCAAGTAATGATCTTGATCAATGCTGA
- the LOC125863785 gene encoding uncharacterized protein LOC125863785 encodes MGSEGPSPVIVHVTGFKKFHGVAENPTETIVSNLKDYMKKRGMPKGLILGSCSILDTAGQGALVPLYQTLQAGLSGGDSESSNSRRVIWVHFGVNSGATMFAIENQAVNEATFRCPDEMGWKPQKVPIVPADGAISRKRETSLPVEEMTKVLAKMGYEVMTSDDAGRFVCNYVYYHSLRFAEQNGVRSLFVHVPLFLTIDEETQMQFAASLLELLASLY; translated from the exons ATGGGGTCCGAAGGGCCTTCACCTGTGATCGTACATGTGACTGGTTTCAAGAAATTTCATGGAGTTGCTGAAAATCCAACAGAAACCATTGTAAGTAATCTTAAAGATTATATGAAGAAAAGGGGTATGCCCAAAGGGCTGATCCTTGGGAGTTGCAGCATCCTTGATACTGCAGGCCAGGGAGCCCTAGTTCCCTTGTATCAGACACTGCAAGCTGGTTTAAGTGGTGGTGACTCGGAGTCATCTAATTCCAGGAGAGTTATTTGG GTACATTTTGGAGTTAATAGTGGTGCCACAATGTTTGCCATAGAGAATCAGGCTGTCAATGAAGCTACTTTCCGTTGTCCAGATGAGATGGGATGGAAGCCTCAG AAAGTCCCTATTGTTCCTGCAGATGGGGCAATTTCGCGTAAACGAGAG ACTTCTCTTCCGGTGGAGGAAATGACCAAGGTATTGGCAAAGATGGGATATGAAGTAATGACCTCTGATGATGCAGGCCGGTTTGTATGCAATTATGTATACTACCATTCCTTGCGTTTTGCAGAGCAGAATGGTGTCCGATCACTATTTGTACACGTGCCCCTCTTCCTAACCATAGACGAGGAGACACAAATGCAATTTGCTGCTTCTTTGCTGGAGCTACTCGCCTCTTTATATTAG
- the LOC125875523 gene encoding polygalacturonase At1g48100-like isoform X2 has protein sequence MEFTRFCFLVFSVFLIYSVCSVHGRFYDYPKVSRFRALSQISMPPSPAPAPAPAPAPSPAPKDDPTIDNVKNSSNDYAAGIFNVLSYGAVGDGVIDDTQAFKMAWDAACQVDSAILLVPKHYSFMIQSTIFTGPCKSGLIFKVEGTIMPPDGPDSWPKSVSKKQWLVFYRIDGMSMKGGGLIDGKGEKWWNLPCKPHKGVNGTTLPGPCDSPVAIRFFMSSNLTVQGLKIKNSPLFHFRFDSCRDVHVDSLYIKAPPQSPNTDGIHIENTNDVTIRNSIISNGDDCISIGAGCYNVDIRNMTCGPSHGISIGSLGIRNSRACVSNITVQDSTIKYSDNGVRIKTWQGGFGTVSNINFNNIRMESVRNPIILDQYYCNTKSCANQTSAVYISDVIYSNIKGTYDVRSPPMHLACSNSVPCTNLTFLDVELYPAQGQKILEPFCWNAYGALMTLTIPPVFCLLEGTPQSLPSNDLDQC, from the exons ATGGAATTCACTAGATTTTGCTTCTTGGTTTTTTCTGTTTTCTTGATTTACAGTGTTTGTTCAGTTCATGGTAGGTTCTATGATTATCCCAAAGTGTCGCGTTTTCGTGCATTGTCACAAATATCAATGCCACCTTCCCCTGCTCCTGCTCCTGCTCCTGCTCCTGCCCCTTCCCCTGCACCTAAGGATGATCCAACAATTGACAATGTGAAGAATTCATCAAATGATTATGCAGCAGGCATTTTCAATGTGTTGTCTTATGGAGCTGTTGGTGATGGTGTGATCGACGATACACAAGCATTTAAGATGGCTTGGGATGCTGCTTGTCAAGTTGATTCAGCTATTCTACTGGTTCCAAAACACTATTCCTTTATGATCCAATCCACAATCTTCACTGGTCCTTGCAAAAGTGGGCTAATTTTTAAG GTTGAAGGAACCATTATGCCACCAGATGGACCTGATTCATGGCCAAAAAGTGTCAGTAAGAAACAATGGTTAGTCTTTTACAGAATTGATGGGATGTCAATGAAAGGTGGTGGACTCATAGATGGTAAAGGAGAAAAATGGTGGAATCTTCCTTGCAAACCACATAAA GGAGTAAATGGAACAACTCTACCTGGTCCTTGTGACAGCCCTGTG GCTATAAGGTTCTTCATGAGCTCAAATTTGACAGTGCAAGGGCTTAAAATCAAGAACAGCCCACTGTTCCATTTCAGATTTGACAGTTGCCGCGATGTCCATGTTGACTCACTTTACATAAAAGCACCACCTCAGAGCCCCAATACTGATGGAATTCACATAGAGAATACCAATGATGTCACAATAAGAAACTCAATAATCTCCAATG GTGATGACTGTATTTCAATTGGAGCTGGTTGTTACAATGTTGATATAAGGAACATGACCTGTGGTCCAAGTCATGGAATAAG CATTGGCAGTCTAGGCATTCGCAATTCCCGGGCATGTGTATCCAACATTACAGTTCAAGATTCAACTATTAAGTATTCAGACAATGGTGTTAGGATCAAGACATGGCAAGGAGGATTTGGGACAGTATCCAACATTAATTTCAACAACATTAGAATGGAAAGTGTCCGAAATCCGATAATTTTAGATCAATATTACTGCAACACAAAGAGCTGTGCAAATCAAACTTCAGCAGTGTACATATCTGATGTGATTTATTCAAACATAAAGGGTACTTATGATGTGAGAAGTCCACCAATGCATTTGGCTTGTAGTAACAGTGTCCCTTGCACAAATTTGACTTTTTTGGATGTGGAGTTATATCCTGCTCAAGGACAAAAAATCTTGGAACCATTTTGTTGGAATGCTTATGGAGCTCTAATGACTCTTACAATTCCACCAGTTTTTTGCCTGTTGGAAGGCACACCTCAGTCATTACCAAGTAATGATCTTGATCAATGCTGA